In Astyanax mexicanus isolate ESR-SI-001 chromosome 24, AstMex3_surface, whole genome shotgun sequence, the genomic stretch CAGCAGTGTTCGGCGCTGCCATCATGACGGTGTGTGCTGATTATTTTGTGGAGATGCTGGCGCTGGCCACTCACGTGTACGACTGCCTGCGCCTGGTTCCCACCCCCGTGCCCCTCTGCTGGTACAGCTGGGTCATCCTGGGCATCTGGCCCACGCTCAGCCTCATGGGTGTGCTGGTGCAGTGGAAGCTCACGGCTGAAGGCTTCTCACATACTGAAGGTACAGGAGACAGTTCCAGTTTTTATTTGGTTTTTAtggggttttttttgtgtgtatctgGGCGATATAACCTAAATTTAGTATTTAAACCGGTAATTAActttaatgattaaaaaataagagaaattttCCTCAataatcaaattattatttttttattataagattTCAGATTAGATTTGAATATGGAGAGTGAAGTGGTTTGTTTAACCACTAATGGGAGAGAGTTCCAAAGTCTAGGGGCAGATGTTGAGAAGGCTCTGTCACCAAAACCTCAGAGGGTAGATGGAGGGATGGTGAGAAGTCCAGCTGAGGATGacctgagagagcgagagggtgTATAGGGAGAAAGAAGATCAGACAGGTAAGAAGGGGTGAGGTTATTTAGGGCTTTATAGGTGAGCAGAAGAATTTTGAACTGAATGCGATATTGCACAGGAAGCCAATGGAGACGCTGGAGGACAGGGGTGATGTGGTgatgtgcacgagtgtgtgtgagaagctGGGCGGCAGAGTTCTGAACCATTTAAAGTTTGTGAATGGAGGAAGAGTTGACACCTAAAAGGAGAGAATTACAGTAGTCTAGACGGCTGGAAATGAAAGCATGAATAAGGATTTCAGCagctgactgagagagagatgaTCTTATTTTAGCAATATTGCGCAGGTGGAAAAATGAAATTTTGACAATAGAGTTAATATGAGCAGTAAATGAGAGGGTTGAATCAAGGATAACACCTAGATTACGGACAAGTGGTGAGGGAGATATGGCTAAACCATCGATACAAAGAGTAAGAGTGGGAGTTTTCTTAAGGATAGACTTGGATCCAATGAGAATGAGTTCAGTTTTGGAGCTATTTAACATAAGAAAGTTGTGATTCATCCAACTCTTGATTTCAGACGAGCAGGCCTCTAAGTGAGAAAGGGGTGGGTTTTTAAGTGATTTGGTGTTAAGGTAAATCtgtgtgtcatcagcatagcagtgaaaatgCAGGTTGTAACGACGAAGTATGTGTCCAAGGGGAAGGATATAAACAATGAAGAGGAGAGGTCCAAGGACAGATCCTTGAGGGACCCCTTGAGAGACCACAGAGGTAGAGGAAGTGTGACCAGAGAGGGTGATAAACTGCTGCCTATTGGTCAGGTAGGATGTAAACCAATCGAGGGCAGTACCATCAATTCCCAGTTCGTGCAGCCTAGACAGGAGAATGGAATGACTCACTGTGTCAAAGGCGGCACTTAAGTCAAGAAGTAACAGGTCAGAGGTTTTCAGCTTTTTTTGTATTACCACCCTGTaacattttttgttgtgttttctcTGTTTCAGTGATTATCAGCAGGAGACAGAAGAGAGTGCAGCTGATGAGGATACGGCAGAAGGACGCTAAGAAGCTGCAGCTGTCGGGGGGTCAGGAGGGGACGTATCGCCGAAAACCGACGCCTGTAAAACGTTATGCTGGAGATCTACTAGCACCAGTTAGTTTCATAAGAACTTAATGGTGATTTATCTTCCTAAAATCTATAGTTCAGATGTTCCCTTGATGACATCTGATAAATTACATTTCTCAGCAAATTCTAATGCTAGtccatcttttatttatttatttacactcatGGTCCAACAAATAGTTGCACCTGGAAGGATACGTCTACAGGAATGAAAGttggtgggtagtcgtgccaGAATAtaatcttcagtgatgagtcctacTTGTGTCTTGttggagatgaccaacaaatctgtgtgtggaggcagtGCGAGGCCAGCTCCAAGATTTGCTGTCACTCCTCACACGTCCAGAAGGCCTGGTTGCATGGAGTGCAATTTTATACAATTGCAGGATCTTTGACAACCCAATGTTACATTCTGACTGCACACTCCAGTGTGCTATTCCAACATGAGAATGagaatgctcgtccacatactgctactATCTTAAAAGCTTCCCTTGAAGACAGCACCAGGTCTGTCATTGATTGTAAATGTGTGAGATGCTATTAGACGCAATGTCAACactcaaaatctgcaggaactggaaAGATTATCGcaggacgccattaggaacctctacaacctctacactactgtgtatgtgtaagtcaataaatatgaccatgaGTTTCATATATTCCAgtcttaatttttaataatttattgtttctggtaacttttatcttcctcctGAATAGCATTACagtccaacacttccttctgggtgcaactgtttTTTCCAATATATTTTAATGGAATCTTATTTAAAAATTTGAATCTAAATATGGCCCGAGGGAAAAATCACCTccttgtttttctctttctctttttctgtatctgtttctctgccgTGACCTCACAGAGCTACCTGCAGAGTCTTCGAGACCGCCAGATGGGTACAGGCACGTCTCTGAGCAGCCTGAGCACCACCAACCACACTGTGGTGGATTTTGACTATGAGACTGGTTCCACAGTTCCACTCACAGCGACCACTCCAGCAGCACAGGCCTGATGACATCTTCAGCGATCACAGCACTAACAGTCTGCATAAGGAGAAAACATGATAGTGTGGTACACCGTAGTGAGTGGCACCGGGTTTGGATAATAGTTACGTTTATTAGGAAGTACATTTAGCATCTATAGTGTTGTGAGAACCTGGATTAAACACTAGATCCTGACCATAGCTCAGACTGAAACTACACATGTTAGGTTAATTAAATTAGCTGTGCTCTTAAAGGGCCCGTATTGTGGGAAATCAAATTTTCTTGACTTTTCTTTATGATGTCAAAGTGTATGAACATTGTTTAAGCTTCAGAACATCCCACACACTTCCTCTCGTTCGTACATGTGGAAACTAATCAACAAAAACTATATTTTCAAAATTTTACTGTTTTTGTGAAGTCACAAAATCcaacatttaccgtattttttgcactattaagacgcaccggattataaggcgcactatcaataaacatctatttttttaatcaatttttataCACTAAATAATAAGAAGCATTTTAAGTggcacttgttaggaacaggagtgttgccatgtttcccttctaattcagtttaattaattaagtttAGGTCACTTAAcaaacatttcagatgagtcagacaagtcaaaccagagctggacgttaatctacacagatttctctcctaaaaactgtttatttgggtgagtaaactgcttctgtttacttacagtaagcttagatttacagataaggctggagcattagcattagctgctaattgctaATGCCGTCAAACTTCGCCTATcagcgctacattgaggaaccctgagtgttctggtaaatcAGGGCAATATTagttagcggttcatcccacgtagcttgttttaacactgtaaatgtgcaggctacaggccggtatactcacctctgaatggccaaatggctagcgcttagcgggtaatgctaatactgctggagaactaaagtgaaactgctttataacgctgcacttcagcgaaTTGGCTTCCTTacacctgactggtagaactcatacataaggtgcaccggattataaaccGCACGATTTTAGGGAAAatagtattttaaaagtattttaaatgcagcttatagtgcgaaaaatacggtaattaattTGCAACAGTTTAGATTCCACCCATTCACCTCAGGTTGAGTTATAAGTAATGTTTTGAACTACAGTTTTCTTATACATTCCTTATATtcctaaaaaacaattaaaacatacgCTAGATGTAAACAGAACATACAGAGGTTAAAGACATTTATGGACCTTAGGTGGAAGCAATGAAATACagcaaaaaagaatgaaaaaaaaaaaacagtaaaaatgtgggATATGTgtcatttatttaatacatagtATTTATTTCATATTGCTCAGCTCAGTTTCATAACTTCCAGCTGTCATAAAGCATCTAATCCAACGCCAAGCCTCAAACCCCACTCCGCCAATACATACTGTCATCTGCTTACTGTTAATGGAGCTATTAAAATTGTCTTATGATGTAGCGAACGTTCATGGTCTTCTGTGTTGTATATAATGTGATGTGAAGCCCTTTGTGAATGAAGGGGTTCATTTCTTTAATGGAAGAAGTTCTGTGGTGAGGAATTTGAGTGAAGTTTGCTGTTAGTGCTCTGTAGACTTTCAGACTACAGCTGAACAGTGTGATACGAATGAGgatgtatgagtgagtgtgtatgtggtgtatgtgtgtgtgtatttgttaatTAAAAGAAGTATTTCAGTAAATATAAATTGTACAattgtttataataatgttttttttttagtttctgcaGTCAGATCCAGTCAGTTTGTATAGTTTTatgtaagtaatataatacaggaaattgacaaatcctgcacctaacagctgatGTGGAAAATGCTGATACATGTAGAACGTCCCACTTGTAGTTCTAATAGTACATTTTACACTTAAAGACTCAaatctcttttcttctctgttATACATCATTAGATGGTCTAAATGCTGAGCTGTAGACTACTAAATCTGTTAAACTAATCCTGCAGGGTGTCCATAGTGAGCCTCTTTACACTGGTAAAGTAGGCAGTGTGTCCTTCAGTGTTTATTATTCAGTGCCTTGAAATAGAAAATGgaatttgtacattttgttttGGTTTTCCCGTCTAAATCTATGTTGTGCTGTATGTGTAATTCATTTCTCTTCCCAGTGCCTTTTTCACGTTGATAACACTCTGTTACCATGTTAAACACACTCCCACctcttttttaatttgttttgttgcttttttaagACAGTGACCTGAATCTGaatatgtataaatgtgtttataaaagTTTATGAAGTCTGTAAATCTGAAGAAATTAGTCGttggtttatttctgttgtaGTCTGTTAATGTTCCACCATAATGTTTTTTCCAGTCACATTCTGAATGGATTTATAATGATCAAAATGAGCCGTAGGGAAATGTGAGATTTCATAACATAAATTATTTGtcctaaaataaattaattatctcTAAAAATGGTTAATTAGAACCATTTTACAATTAGATATTCACAACAAAAATTAAATGCATACTAAAAACATGCTTATCAAACACTTATACAGCGTGTGAAGCTAAAACAGAGCTAAAGGTGGAGGTATTTGAAAGGTAAggcttttaaataaatatttaaagttaaaagaCTATGAAAACCACCTTTTCTGATGCTGTATTGTGAAAGTGGTTGAGGCCATGGAAAAACAATCTTAAAAAATTGCTTGAGCACAAAAAAGGCTTTAATATATGTTTAGAACTGCAGTGTTCCCACTATACAATTTTTTTGCAGGAATTTCAGGAAAGCACCCTGCCGCACAACCCCCCATCCTCAAGCTTTTACAGTCGTGAAAAATTATTTGGCCC encodes the following:
- the LOC103032980 gene encoding transmembrane protein 198 isoform X1 — protein: MEMAGPGPDEGVTGLGEVDACQLEIQRKYEVIPAVICSMCCLFGIIYCFFGYRCFKAVMFLSGLMFGSVIIFLLCHKERVLDTQLSVEASAGIGLGIGLLCGLVTMLVRSVGLFMTGLLLGLLLALAGLLVTHQFYTPGTVWVPLGALLGTGMLCSVFTLQWQKLFTILSTAVFGAAIMTVCADYFVEMLALATHVYDCLRLVPTPVPLCWYSWVILGIWPTLSLMGVLVQWKLTAEGFSHTEVIISRRQKRVQLMRIRQKDAKKLQLSGGQEGTYRRKPTPVKRYAGDLLAPSYLQSLRDRQMGTGTSLSSLSTTNHTVVDFDYETGSTVPLTATTPAAQA